One window from the genome of Streptomyces sp. NBC_00708 encodes:
- a CDS encoding PTS transporter subunit EIIC, translated as MSSSSEAIPQKRWWNGLFQGLQKMGRSLQLPIAVLPAAGILNRLGQPDVFGDDGLGWNNVAKVFAAAGGALLDSGLGLPLLFCVGVAIGMARKADGSTALAAVTGFLVYYAVLHAFPVDCDEGSTFTPGGVWFGTCVDKDATVTPAAYQNPGVFGGIVMGLMSAWFWQRFHRVKLVDWLGFFNGRRLVPIIMAFVGLLFAALCAWVWQPVGDGLTSFSKWLVDLDWAGSGIFGVANRALLVIGLHQFLNTFVWFQFGDYTKPDGTVVHGDINRFLAGDPTAGQFTTGFFPIMMFALPAAALAIYHCAKPHRRKAVGGMMVSVGLTSFVTGITEPIEYSFLFVAPLLYAIHAVLTGVSMAVTWALGTKDGFSFSAGLIDYVINWSLATKPWLIIPIGLAFAAVYYVIFRFAITKFNLQTPGREPDEVEEEIEKNLTK; from the coding sequence ATGAGCTCCAGCAGCGAAGCCATCCCACAGAAGCGGTGGTGGAACGGACTTTTCCAGGGCCTCCAGAAGATGGGGCGCAGCCTCCAGCTGCCGATCGCCGTCCTGCCGGCGGCGGGCATCCTCAACCGGCTGGGCCAGCCGGATGTCTTCGGTGACGACGGCCTGGGCTGGAACAACGTCGCCAAGGTGTTCGCGGCGGCCGGTGGCGCCCTGCTGGACTCGGGGCTGGGACTCCCGCTGCTGTTCTGTGTCGGTGTGGCGATCGGCATGGCGCGCAAGGCGGACGGTTCGACCGCGCTCGCCGCGGTGACCGGTTTCCTCGTGTACTACGCGGTGCTGCACGCGTTCCCGGTGGACTGCGACGAGGGTTCGACCTTCACCCCGGGCGGCGTCTGGTTCGGTACGTGTGTCGACAAGGACGCCACGGTGACGCCGGCGGCGTACCAGAACCCCGGGGTGTTCGGCGGCATCGTGATGGGTCTGATGTCGGCCTGGTTCTGGCAGCGGTTCCACCGCGTCAAGCTGGTGGACTGGCTGGGCTTCTTCAACGGCCGGCGGCTCGTCCCGATCATCATGGCGTTCGTCGGTCTGCTCTTCGCGGCGCTGTGCGCGTGGGTGTGGCAGCCGGTCGGTGACGGTCTGACGAGCTTCTCGAAGTGGCTGGTGGACCTGGACTGGGCGGGTTCGGGCATCTTCGGTGTCGCCAACCGCGCGCTGCTGGTCATCGGCCTGCACCAGTTCCTGAACACCTTCGTCTGGTTCCAGTTCGGTGACTACACGAAGCCGGACGGCACGGTCGTGCACGGTGACATCAACCGGTTCCTGGCGGGCGACCCGACGGCCGGCCAGTTCACCACGGGCTTCTTCCCGATCATGATGTTCGCCCTGCCGGCGGCGGCCCTGGCCATCTACCACTGCGCCAAGCCGCACCGGCGGAAGGCGGTCGGCGGCATGATGGTCTCGGTCGGGCTGACGTCGTTCGTGACGGGCATCACGGAGCCGATCGAGTACTCGTTCCTCTTCGTCGCGCCCCTGCTGTACGCGATCCACGCGGTGCTCACCGGTGTGTCGATGGCGGTGACATGGGCGCTCGGGACGAAGGACGGCTTCAGCTTCTCGGCGGGTCTGATCGACTACGTCATCAACTGGAGTCTGGCGACGAAACCCTGGCTGATCATCCCGATCGGGCTGGCGTTCGCCGCCGTGTATTACGTGATCTTCCGGTTCGCGATCACCAAGTTCAACCTCCAGACGCCGGGCCGCGAGCCCGACGAGGTGGAGGAGGAGATCGAGAAGAACCTCACGAAGTAG
- a CDS encoding PTS glucose/sucrose transporter subunit IIB: MASKAEKIVAGLGGIENIEEVEGCITRLRTEVVDPSKVDEAALKAAGAHGVVKMGTAIQVVIGTDADPIAADIEDMM, from the coding sequence ATGGCCAGCAAGGCTGAGAAGATCGTCGCCGGGCTCGGCGGAATCGAGAACATCGAAGAGGTCGAAGGCTGCATCACGCGCCTGCGCACCGAGGTCGTCGACCCCAGCAAGGTCGACGAAGCCGCGCTCAAGGCCGCCGGCGCCCACGGCGTCGTCAAGATGGGCACCGCGATCCAGGTCGTCATCGGCACCGACGCCGACCCCATCGCCGCCGACATCGAAGACATGATGTGA
- a CDS encoding DUF3618 domain-containing protein yields the protein MSDARTPAQIEADIISRREQLAVVLDEIGVRVHPKTIIGDAKAKVAGTVDRTAGRAYVAVNRAVSDVRAQFVSPSGSPRLERVIPAALLAVGVVGLVVASSRRGRR from the coding sequence GTGTCGGATGCCAGGACCCCTGCGCAGATCGAGGCGGACATCATCAGCAGGCGCGAGCAGCTTGCGGTGGTACTCGATGAGATCGGGGTGCGGGTGCACCCGAAGACGATCATCGGTGACGCGAAGGCGAAGGTCGCCGGGACCGTGGACCGGACGGCCGGACGTGCGTACGTGGCGGTGAACCGGGCCGTGTCGGACGTGAGGGCCCAGTTCGTCTCGCCGTCGGGCAGCCCCCGGCTGGAGCGGGTGATCCCGGCGGCGCTGCTCGCGGTGGGTGTGGTCGGCCTGGTCGTCGCGTCCTCGCGGCGCGGCAGGCGCTGA
- a CDS encoding HNH endonuclease, with translation MPRSPYTHERLSEAAAGSRTLSETLRRLGVDPRSSTRAYLRERMRKLGVDTSHFEREGARWTRELLEPAVAASNSVHEVLRRLGLELVGGHHTNIARRIKAYGLDTSHFTQPSRAGVKQRRRTPQELLVKDESPHARRIPGARLKAAMLANGVAERCAVCATEPTWQGLPLPLEVDHVNGSWRDNRPENLRLLCPNCHSATDNYRGRGKKRRAEAGAA, from the coding sequence GTGCCGAGGAGCCCATACACGCACGAACGGCTTTCGGAAGCCGCAGCCGGGTCACGGACCTTGTCCGAGACCTTGCGCAGACTCGGCGTCGACCCCAGGAGCAGCACTCGGGCCTACCTGCGGGAACGCATGCGAAAGCTGGGAGTGGACACCAGCCACTTCGAGCGCGAGGGCGCCCGCTGGACGAGAGAACTCCTCGAACCCGCCGTGGCGGCGTCGAACAGCGTCCATGAGGTTCTGAGACGACTCGGCCTCGAACTCGTCGGCGGACACCACACGAACATCGCCCGGCGCATCAAGGCATACGGCCTGGACACCTCCCACTTCACCCAGCCCTCGCGAGCCGGTGTCAAGCAACGGCGTCGCACCCCTCAGGAACTCCTCGTCAAGGACGAGTCGCCACATGCCCGACGCATTCCCGGTGCCCGGCTGAAGGCGGCGATGCTCGCAAACGGCGTCGCGGAACGGTGCGCCGTCTGCGCCACCGAACCGACCTGGCAGGGCCTGCCCCTTCCTCTGGAGGTCGACCACGTCAACGGCAGCTGGCGTGACAACCGACCGGAGAATCTGCGGCTGCTCTGCCCCAACTGCCACTCCGCGACAGACAATTACCGGGGCCGCGGCAAGAAACGTCGGGCCGAAGCCGGTGCCGCATGA
- the rdgB gene encoding RdgB/HAM1 family non-canonical purine NTP pyrophosphatase codes for MTRLILATRNAGKITELHAILADAGLTHELVGADAYPEVPDVKETGVTFAENALLKAHALAQATGHPAIADDSGLCVDVLGGAPGIFSARWAGTHGDDRANLDLLLAQLSDIDAPHRAAHFACAAALALPDGTERVVEGRLTGTLRHAPAGAYGFGYDPILQPDGETRTCAELTPEEKNAISHRGKAFRALVPVVRELVG; via the coding sequence ATGACCCGTCTCATCCTCGCCACCCGCAACGCCGGGAAGATCACCGAACTCCACGCGATCCTCGCCGACGCGGGCCTCACCCATGAACTCGTCGGCGCGGACGCGTATCCGGAGGTCCCCGACGTCAAGGAGACCGGCGTCACCTTCGCCGAGAACGCGCTGCTCAAGGCCCACGCCCTCGCCCAGGCCACCGGCCATCCCGCGATCGCCGACGACTCCGGCCTCTGCGTGGACGTCCTCGGCGGCGCCCCCGGCATCTTCTCCGCCCGCTGGGCCGGCACCCACGGCGACGACCGCGCCAACTTGGACCTGCTCCTGGCCCAGCTCTCCGACATCGACGCCCCGCACCGCGCCGCCCACTTCGCCTGCGCCGCCGCGCTCGCCCTCCCGGACGGCACGGAACGCGTGGTCGAGGGCCGCCTGACGGGCACCCTCCGCCACGCCCCGGCCGGCGCGTACGGCTTCGGCTACGACCCGATCCTCCAGCCGGACGGCGAGACCCGCACCTGCGCGGAACTGACGCCCGAGGAGAAGAACGCGATCAGCCACCGAGGCAAGGCGTTCCGGGCGCTGGTACCGGTGGTGCGGGAGCTGGTGGGGTGA
- the proP gene encoding glycine betaine/L-proline transporter ProP produces MAASDPHQAADPEAVKRHPALFRAIRKRQNPKLRRTDITITDDQAVKRAVKAASLGNAMEWFDFGIYSYLAATLGHVFFPSGNDTTQLLSSFATFAVAFLVRPLGGMFFGPMGDKIGRKKVLALTMILMATGTFAIGLIPSHATIGVWAAVLLIFFRMLQGFSTGGEYGGASTFIAEYAPDKRRGFFGSFLEFGTLAGYVGAAGLVTLLYALLNDAQMESWGWRVPFLVAGPLGLVGLYLRLRLDETPAFQKLEGGTAHATEAADSVETTAKGDLAKIFRDYWPTLILCICLVGAYNITDYMLLSYMPTYLSDELGYSETHGLLILLGVMVFLMLIISQVGKLSDRFGRKPLLMTGMLGFLILSLPAFLLIRQGSIPAIIIGMAMLGLSLVCMLGTMSAALPALFPTNVRYGSLSVGYNLSASIFGGTTPLVITALISVSGTNLMPAYYAMAAALVGVIAVACMKETANKPLAGSPPSVETTAEAEELVAAQTPDPKF; encoded by the coding sequence ATGGCGGCCTCCGACCCCCATCAGGCGGCCGACCCCGAAGCGGTCAAACGTCACCCCGCCCTCTTCCGTGCCATCCGGAAGCGCCAAAACCCCAAGCTGCGGCGCACCGACATCACGATCACGGACGACCAGGCGGTCAAGCGCGCGGTCAAGGCCGCCTCGCTCGGCAACGCCATGGAGTGGTTCGACTTCGGTATCTACTCCTACCTCGCCGCGACCCTGGGACACGTGTTCTTCCCGTCCGGGAACGACACCACCCAGCTCCTCTCCTCCTTCGCCACCTTCGCGGTCGCCTTCCTCGTCCGCCCCCTCGGCGGCATGTTCTTCGGCCCGATGGGCGACAAGATCGGCCGCAAGAAGGTCCTCGCCCTCACCATGATCCTGATGGCGACCGGCACCTTCGCGATCGGCCTCATCCCCTCCCACGCCACGATCGGCGTCTGGGCCGCGGTCCTGCTGATCTTCTTCCGCATGCTCCAGGGCTTCTCCACGGGCGGCGAGTACGGCGGCGCGTCGACCTTCATCGCCGAGTACGCCCCCGACAAGCGGCGCGGCTTCTTCGGCAGCTTCCTGGAGTTCGGCACCCTGGCCGGCTACGTCGGCGCGGCGGGGCTGGTGACCCTGCTGTACGCGCTCCTCAACGACGCCCAGATGGAGTCCTGGGGCTGGCGCGTCCCCTTCCTCGTCGCCGGCCCGCTCGGCCTCGTCGGCCTCTACCTGCGACTGCGGCTCGACGAGACCCCCGCCTTCCAGAAGCTGGAGGGCGGCACGGCGCACGCCACGGAGGCGGCGGACAGCGTCGAGACGACGGCCAAGGGCGACCTCGCCAAGATCTTCCGCGACTACTGGCCGACGCTGATCCTCTGCATCTGCCTGGTCGGCGCGTACAACATCACCGACTACATGCTCCTGTCGTACATGCCGACGTACCTCTCCGACGAGCTCGGCTACAGCGAGACCCACGGCCTGCTCATCCTGCTCGGCGTCATGGTCTTCCTGATGCTGATCATCAGCCAGGTCGGCAAGCTCTCGGACCGCTTCGGCCGCAAGCCGCTCCTGATGACCGGCATGCTCGGCTTCCTGATCCTCTCGCTGCCCGCCTTCCTCCTGATCCGCCAGGGCAGCATCCCCGCGATCATCATCGGCATGGCGATGCTGGGCCTCTCCCTGGTCTGCATGCTCGGCACGATGTCCGCCGCCCTCCCGGCCCTGTTCCCCACGAACGTCCGCTACGGCTCCCTCTCCGTGGGCTACAACCTCTCCGCGTCGATCTTCGGCGGTACGACCCCGCTGGTGATCACGGCCCTGATCAGCGTCTCGGGCACCAACCTGATGCCGGCGTACTACGCGATGGCGGCGGCCCTGGTCGGCGTGATCGCGGTGGCCTGCATGAAGGAAACCGCCAACAAGCCCCTGGCGGGCTCCCCGCCGTCGGTGGAAACGACGGCGGAGGCGGAAGAACTGGTCGCGGCCCAGACCCCGGACCCGAAGTTCTGA
- the bcp gene encoding thioredoxin-dependent thiol peroxidase has product MSERLQPGDTAPAFTLPDADGNDVSLADHKGRKVIVYFYPAALTPGCTKQACDFTDNLDLLAEAGYDVIGVSPDKPEKLAKFREKENLKVTLVGDPSKETLEAYGAFGEKKLYGKTVTGVIRSTVVVDEDGKVAHAFYNVKATGHVAKIIKDLKI; this is encoded by the coding sequence ATGAGCGAGCGCCTCCAGCCCGGCGACACCGCCCCCGCCTTCACCCTGCCCGACGCGGACGGCAACGACGTCTCGCTCGCGGACCACAAGGGCCGCAAGGTCATCGTTTACTTCTACCCCGCCGCTCTTACCCCCGGCTGCACCAAGCAGGCCTGCGACTTCACCGACAACCTGGACCTGCTCGCCGAGGCCGGCTACGACGTCATCGGGGTCTCGCCGGACAAGCCGGAGAAGCTCGCGAAGTTCCGCGAGAAGGAGAACCTCAAGGTCACACTGGTGGGCGATCCGTCCAAGGAGACCCTTGAGGCGTACGGCGCCTTCGGCGAGAAGAAGCTCTACGGCAAAACGGTGACGGGCGTCATCCGGTCCACGGTCGTCGTCGACGAGGACGGCAAGGTCGCCCACGCCTTCTACAACGTCAAGGCCACCGGCCACGTCGCCAAGATCATCAAGGACCTCAAGATCTGA
- the rph gene encoding ribonuclease PH produces the protein MSRIDGRTPDQLRPVTIERGWSKHAEGSVLISFGDTKVFCTASVTEGVPRWRKGSGEGWVTAEYSMLPRSTNTRGDRESVRGKIGGRTHEISRLIGRSLRAVIDYKALGENTIVLDCDVLQADGGTRTAAITGAYVALADAVAWAQGKKIIKHGRKPLTGTVAAISVGIVDGTPLLDLCYEEDVRAETDMNVVCTGDGRFVEVQGTAEAEPFDRTELNALLDLATAGCVDLAKLQNEALATTLGA, from the coding sequence ATGTCTCGTATCGACGGCCGCACCCCCGACCAGCTCCGCCCCGTCACCATCGAACGCGGATGGAGCAAGCACGCCGAAGGATCCGTACTCATCTCCTTCGGCGACACCAAAGTCTTCTGCACCGCCTCCGTCACCGAAGGCGTACCCCGCTGGCGCAAGGGCAGCGGCGAAGGCTGGGTCACCGCCGAGTACTCCATGCTGCCCCGCTCCACCAACACCCGCGGCGACCGCGAATCCGTCCGCGGCAAGATCGGCGGCCGCACCCACGAGATCAGCCGCCTCATCGGCCGCTCCCTGCGCGCCGTCATCGACTACAAGGCCCTCGGCGAGAACACCATCGTCCTCGACTGCGACGTCCTCCAGGCCGACGGCGGCACCCGCACCGCCGCCATCACCGGCGCCTATGTCGCCCTCGCCGACGCCGTCGCCTGGGCCCAGGGCAAGAAGATCATCAAGCACGGCCGCAAGCCACTGACCGGCACCGTCGCCGCCATCAGCGTCGGCATCGTCGACGGCACCCCGCTCCTCGACCTCTGCTACGAGGAGGACGTCCGCGCCGAGACCGACATGAACGTCGTCTGCACCGGCGACGGCCGCTTCGTCGAGGTCCAGGGCACCGCCGAGGCCGAGCCCTTCGACCGTACGGAGCTCAACGCCCTGCTCGACCTCGCCACCGCCGGCTGCGTCGACCTCGCCAAGCTCCAGAACGAGGCACTGGCCACCACCCTCGGCGCCTGA
- a CDS encoding co-chaperone GroES, which translates to MSENTDDKLPIRMLHDRVLVRSESPEGERRSGGGILIPATAAVGRRLAWAVVVAVGQNVRTVEPGDRVLFDPEDRAEVEVRGVAYVLMRERDLHAVAADRFEGSVDSTGLYL; encoded by the coding sequence GTGAGCGAGAACACCGACGACAAGCTGCCCATCCGGATGCTGCACGACCGAGTGCTGGTCCGGTCCGAGTCGCCCGAGGGTGAGCGGCGTTCCGGCGGCGGCATTCTGATTCCCGCGACGGCCGCGGTCGGCCGTCGGCTGGCGTGGGCCGTGGTGGTGGCGGTGGGGCAGAACGTGCGGACGGTCGAGCCGGGTGACCGGGTGCTGTTCGATCCGGAGGACCGGGCGGAGGTCGAGGTGCGGGGTGTGGCGTACGTGTTGATGCGCGAGCGCGACCTGCATGCGGTGGCCGCGGACCGGTTCGAGGGTTCGGTGGACTCGACGGGTCTGTATCTGTAG
- a CDS encoding multidrug efflux SMR transporter, with product MAWVLLVVAGLLEVAWSIGMKYTEGFTRLWPSVFTGLGIVASMLLLSHAARTLPIGTAYGVWVGIGAAGAAVLGMVVLHEPVTAARIFFVCLLLVAVVGLKATSGH from the coding sequence GTGGCGTGGGTTCTGCTGGTCGTCGCCGGTCTGCTGGAAGTGGCCTGGTCGATCGGGATGAAGTACACCGAGGGGTTCACCCGGCTGTGGCCGAGTGTGTTCACGGGGCTGGGGATCGTGGCGAGCATGCTGCTGCTGTCGCATGCGGCCCGGACTCTGCCGATCGGTACGGCGTACGGGGTGTGGGTCGGGATCGGTGCGGCGGGTGCCGCGGTCCTGGGCATGGTGGTGCTGCACGAGCCGGTGACGGCGGCCCGGATCTTCTTCGTGTGTCTGCTGCTGGTGGCGGTCGTGGGGCTGAAGGCGACCTCGGGGCACTGA